GCTCAGAAAAGTTATAATGTTGTCGACATTGTAAGAAAAACACATTCACCCATGGATGAAATTAAGTAAAGCAATGTGGATACCaacattttcaaacttgttCTTAACAAGAACACCAGATTTAGGAAACAACCAAATCCAACccaaaagggaaaaggaaaaggaaaagattcCTATCACTATAATTTCTCAGCAACAACAAAGCATTACACCTCCATGCAATCATCAACTACCAATATGTCAATGCTAAAGAAACATAATTATGTAATGATGTCAGTAGTGTAAGAAAAAACATATTCAAACAGGGATGCAATCAGGTAAAGCCAACTGCATACCCGCATTTCCAACCTTATTCTTAACAAGAAACATGAGATTGAGGAGACAACCAATgcaacccaaaaaagaaaaaagggaaacaaTTCCTTTCACTATAATCAGCAGCGATGATGCATTACACCCCATGGAATCATCAAATAACAATATGTCAATAtttcaaccataaaaaaatgtaattatgtAATGCTGTAAACACTGTAAGAAAAAACATACACAAACCAGGGACAAAATTGGGTAAAGTCCAGTGCATACCAGCATTTCCAACCTTATTTttgacaagaaacaaaaaaaaaaaaaaaaaaaattacaacccaaaaaaaggaaaagattctTTTCACCATAATTTGCCAGCAACAATGAAGCATTACACATCCATGCAATCatcaaaaacaatatttttgaCCCTAAAAAGCTGTAATTATGCAATGGTGCAAACATTGTAAGAAAAACATACTCAAACCAGAGATGAAATTGGGTAAACCCAAGGCCATACCCACATTTCCAATCTTGTTCTCAGCAAGAAACACGACATTTAGGAAACAACCAAATGCAACAGAAAAGAGGAAAGATACAAAAACTTGGAATGTAGCTCAACCCCCAACTGATTTCCAATTCTAAATATTCCAAATTCTCATTCATTTCCTTAtactttctcagcaacattgaAGCACTGCACCTCCATGAATCATAAACTAGCAACAATTCAACCCTAAAAAAAACCCTCATTATGTGATGGTGCCAACATTCTAAGCAAAAGAACACATTCAATTTAGGGATGAAACGGGGAAATAACTTATTCTTAGAAAGAAACACAAGATTAGGAAACGACCAAATGAAGATAAAACatgggaagaagagaaaaaacttGGAATCCTGCAAAATCCACCCCAACCCCAACCAAACCCAACTACTTTCCTGGTTTCAGCACTCcaaattttggtttcttttcgTATAATTTCTAGTATTGAACCTCCAGGCCATTATCAAGTAGCAATAACGCGATTCAGAGAAATCATTATGTATAGAGATTCAGAAAAATACTTCTGcatttacaacaaaaaaataaataaaatacatgaaTCATGAGAAAGGAGGCAAGACACAAAAAAGAGGTCAATACCTCCTGCCATTTTCATGGGTCCCTTTCAAAATTGGCTATCACTTGATTACTTCATTCTGtcagagagggaaaaaaaaaacacccattAGATCAATCCTAAATCTTGACTTAATCACTTTCAGAACATGAAAAGAAATCTGTGTTTGGATTAATTATACCAATGGGAAGGATTAGGCCTGATTAGTAACTATTACCTATTCTAGAATAGTTTGAAAACAGCTCTCcgaacagtttttgaaaactatattgtttattgatgttttattaaatttgtaaaataaaaatttgttttaaaacttagaatattttaatctgtttttaatattttaaaatatgttttaaaaataatttttatatctaatgttttatttttaatcattatatatatttgtataattttttaaaaaataatctttaaaaataaataaaaataattaaaagaggttatttaaaaatattatattttatatttttaaagaataacaaacaaaaaatagttttagttgtcaaatatattttcttattttttattttaaaaaaatataaaattattttaaaaaatagttactaaaTAGACTCTTAAGTATCATTtgatcatgttttttaaaacttatttttaatgtttcccttttacttttaaaaattagtgtAAACAATTAATTGTTctctaaatattattctttatttcactttatttttcaaaattatttcaagaaaacaattaataagtagtgtaataaacttttaaaaaacaatcttttgtttttaaaaatagaaaattatttttaaatcacacagtCAAAgtctaaaatattcttaatcaatgtttttaaaaataatttttatcattcataatttatttttaatcattctcttATAATtatagttctaaaaaaataaataaaaataattaaaatattttattttaaaaggtgtttttgaaaaacaaaaaactgttcaatgcattgcttttaaaaaacaaatttaatatgttttcacttctctttttttctataaaatgttGTAGtaacaatttgaaaatagaatacttaaaatatatattgtagTATATATATAAGCATATAATTTCGTtgagattatattttatattttaaatttttaaataaaattttattcctaCGAAAACACAGCGCAGAACAAATGCTTAGATCTTTATCCgttgaatttcaaataaaatattccagAAATCAAGGTCATGTGTTGAGTTTTCTAATTATGGAGACAAGTATAGACAGGATGCAGCTGAtgagactaaaaaaatataaattaatgaaaacaaaaacaaaaacacattttggtttcaaaaaagTGTTGTTTTGCTTTTTGGAAACACTTTCTGGAAGGCAGAGGCTGCTGGGGTCATCTTCTGAAAATCTCACAGCCatctttaaaataaagtaaaaacaaaCTTAAGTCAGAATAAATAAAtccctctctctcatttctCATCTCTTACTTCAATTATTCCGAAATCCAAGTCTCTTATCCTCCACCACAACCGCGCTATGTCATCTCAACCAGTCAGTCTCTAATCTTCAACTGATTTAATttgcaaatattttaaaaataaataaataaaattaatttttttaatttgaaaaacaaaaataataataacattttaaaaaatatttaaaataattttttttaaaactataacaTCCTTTCACTCAATCTTAACAATTACAACTCTTactataattaataaattaatcaaaaactccaaaataaatacaaaatcaaaataaaataaataaataatcaggTTTTGGATTGGCTGTCCATGCCCTTGCACCAAGCCCAACCCAAAATTTAATGAAAGCCCAATCGAATTTAAATTGTTCAAGCCCTTGAATTGAGTTCAGATTTGGTTGGACTGAACCTAACCAATTTGCGATCTGGAAATATTGTGTAGCCCAAACAACAATTATTATGGGCTTTTCATAACCAGTcacaaaacagaaaaaataaataaaaccttcAAACATTTAGGGCCTGTTTGTTGCGatctgttttctgtttttgaaaacaaaaaacacaaaaattttgtttgaggAAGGaggtgtgtttttgttttttgtgttttctatgttcttaaaaaccattttttaaaaccatttttttataataataaaaagatgtttttattattttttcaccGTTTAAAGAATAGattttttttcgtattttctctttcttctttttgagtTTTCTTagctgttttttgtgtttctatGAAGGTAAGCTCCACTCAACCATTACACCTTCACCTGCAaaccctttcttcttttttaaattattgaaattaatatatttacacgTGATGACAaaatcatcatttgtttaagaaaattataattggtgTACAAATtccaaaatagatttttttttaatttaattaaattgtacatatgaaaattatttatatatttataatatcaaattaacggaagaaaatactttattaattaaaaaaataattttcaaacatgttttttgttttacttattctaattttttttttattaatccaatcaaacatgtttttttttttttgaaaaacaaaaactattttccagaacaaaaagaatttagtttttaaacactttttttcttctaaaaacacaaaaaaccgtttcctaaaaattgttttcaaaactattttctataacagttttaaaaaacaataatcaaatagGGTCTTATCTTATGTCTggttattagaaaatttaagaggaaaaattaaaattaaatttaaaattaataaattattattattattcaactCATTTTTACCTTGACAATATCTGAATTCTATGACAAAAAATGAGCATTTCTctagaacattttttttatataaagtttttagataatatattgAATTGAAATGggttatttttcataatttaatctttcaaaaaataaaaacataattttgtctTGACACTTACTACCAACTCCAAATAAACCGATTGGAGGAGTTGTGTGTCAGCTTCTGTGGATTCCGACTATACACTTGTCCTTCATGTAACTGGACACGACCACCGGCCCACAGCACCACCCCCAAGTTTCACAAAACCAGCAGCTGAGTTATCAAGCTAAATCCATCACCAGTGGATGAAATTTGGCCTTGCAGAGGATCAATCTCTCACTTCAAGAGACCCCTCTCTTGGGTCTTGATCAGAGCCTCAGTACGTAAAACTCATACTTATATTCAACTTTGATTTCCTCTGCGTATTGGTGATTGTTTGTATCGTATCCTCCCCGTCCCCCGCCCCCCGCCCCCACACACACCCCCATCCCCacccttcttttattttttattttatgtttctgaagtttttgggtttcttttctgttatttttcttgtttgccTCATTAAGATCTATGAAAACtgctttttcatttattttccttcaatttcttggAGCCCATTAGCCACCTTAATCTCTAGGAAACTGTCTGGTGTGGTTTTGCAAATGATCTATCTTTAATTCCTTTTTCTTATTAGTGATGTTGGGTAAGTTGTATCCGGTGATTTTGAGGCAGACCCTGAATCTTATCGGTGCCTGTTTAGTAACTGTTACTGAATACAGTGAAACCTGTTTTATaacaaaaacacatttgacTAACTTTTACagagaaaaaggtttttttttttttttttttgaattcttttttttttttttttaagaatttgttttgaaaacaggTTGTCTTTTGGGATAACTTAAGTGTtttcatttggatttttttctggAGTCTTCTAAGAAACAATCAATTGAAAAGGTGATGAAGACTTTTAAAACTTTTGTAttggaaataaatatattataactcaTGGAAAGTAAGCcgagaaaactgtttttcatatttgagtcccaaataaaattttgttcctgaaaacaattaagaactgtttttgaaaatgttgcCTAACAGGCACTTAAAATTTTCTGTGTCTTTCCTTTATCCTGTTTGGCTTGCGGATTGCGGTCATCCTTTCTATATACGCACTTCATGGCACATGGAAATAGTGTAGGATGGTTCAATTTTTACCAGGgcatataaagaaaaatcaccCTGTTGACAGGGGTGGAGCATGGTGTGTTGCAGTCATTTTAGGTTTAATGGAGTATACCCATGAAAGATTGACCTCTGAGGCACTGGGAACCATTAGGGGTGATGGACCTCACCTCCTGATCATTACATAGACCAATGCTGTGCTCATTATCTCTTTCTGACATGTTCCTTATCTTTACCCCTTCCTTGAAAAATGGTCTTGTTTGGGCATGGATTTTGATATGAAGCAAGATATTTTTATGTGATTCCAGCATGGGCTCTTacattatatatgtatgcaCTATGTTTCAAACAGGTTCGCTCGAGGGCAAGTTGTGCTTATTAAGATTTCAAAACCATGTATCCAGGAGCTTATACTGCAGAAGTTACTTGCCTGTCTCCTAAAGCAACAGAGAAGGATGTTTATGATTTTTTCATTCACTGTGGGATGATTGAGCACCTTGAAATTATCAGGTATTTTCAGTAATCATTTACGTCTGAATTTATATAGCTTCTTGTAAACGACTCTGTTTCTgtcattataaattttatagaaCTTTTGGACTGTTTTCGTTTCAATTAGATGCAGACTGGCATTCAGAGTTGGGGTTGGGAGaacttttgatcatttttatggTTTCATTGGAGTCCTCTTGCACAAGCTTCATTGTTAGTATTAGATGGCTGATTAGATTGTCTTGTTGGAAATCATTGTGATTAAATAAAACCAAGTAtttaaaacacacacacaagaCATTGTTTGAATGTCATTTACTCATGCACTAGATAAAATCCATCACTTTGAATTTctcatatttcaatttttttttaaaatttcttttcttttcctttttcttggaaaattcTAGCTGGATTTCAATGTCCAgtgccaaattttattaaaaaaccgACAAGTGATGTTCCTAAGGCTCAAGCGTTTTACTCCATTTTGTTTCAAACTTGGTGTTTGTGAGTTTGTTCTGTGTACTATTCAAAAGATGAATTCTCATTGCTTGATATGTGCTTCTATTTGCAGTTGACTACAGAGGTCCTGCAGTACTCATAAGTCATAAGTCATAAGCAATATGATCTCTGATGCTAATTTTATAAGTTTGTTATCTGATAACAATCTACATGATTCTAATCGAGATAGATGCTGTTTCCACTGAAAACAGGTCAGGCGAATGTGCTTGTACTGCCTATGTGACATTTAGAGATTTCTATGCTCTCGAAACTGCTATCTTGCTCAGTGTAAGTTTCTGCCTGCTATCCTGGTAATAAATACGAATACTTTCATTATAATGGAAGACGGAATTTGCATGTTCTCTGATCGTCTACCTCGATATTTCCAGTCTCTTGCCTCCCTCAATTCTCGATGGTGTTCTATTTGCTTGTGTATGTTTCTAAGAAAGGATGATGATTCATTTTACAGTCATTTGATTTCTGCAACTTGATTTTTGCATAACCAGAGACATGGTTGTGTGTAATCCATATGGTGTCAGCTGACATGAAAATCTAGTGTATGAAAAGTGCATTTCTAATGGGAAAATTCTCTTTCTAGTTAAAGAATGGCCTTTATTCAAGTTTTCTCTGGAATCAGTCCAAAAAGACTTCTGCTGAGCTTTTCCACTttcaaagttataaaaatttggCATCGGGATTATGCTATCGTGTTTGGAGATAGTATGGATTTAAATCATCGCCTCTAGGTTGATTTGAAGCTTTTAGCAAGCCTTTATAGGTTTAACCTTACTTCACACGGTAATTGGATTATAGGCATCTACATGACAATAAAACtagtccatttttttttttttttggttaaggttaaatatattttgtttttcctgttACACAATATAAGATCAACATCAGAATTTCACCAAAAGGAGTGACCCATTTTTTTTGCATTCATCTTTTGGTAACGACTGATGAGCGATGGCTTATTTTTGTAATAACCCTATTTTGAAGGTTGATTTTTTTGCCTAAATATATTGACTTTGTTGTCATTTGTTTGCCCTGGAGCAAATGCTTTAATGAATGTTCATTCTTTAGTATTTCGAAGCTCGGTATGTCTGTGTTATGTGTAGCCATGCAGTTTATTTGCTTATCATGTcctatttctaatatttcaggGAGCCACAATTGTAGATCAACGAGTGTGCATATCAGGCTGGGGAATATACGCAGATGAATCTGATCCTTGGAGTAATTCTTCCTGGAACTATGAAATTAACTCTATGGTATGCATTGATTTTCTACCAAAAATTATATACCCCAGTACAATCTCATATAGCTTTGGCTGCTCAATTTTGTGTAAACCATTTTCCTAGGAAAGGCAAAACTTTTACTTTCTGGCTGTGCACATCATATTGGAGACAAATTCAGGATTTGACAATCATTTTTCATCAGATATTTTACTGCAAATACAAAACATATATGTAATTGTGAGAGTGATGATGCATATTTTGTAAGAAAGTCAGGGCAAAGTAAGAACAAATATCTTAACATTTTTCAGAAATAATTTGAGAATTCTTTACTATTGCTGGATTTTGCTTATAATTAGACATTTACTGCACTATGTGGGTTAGGATTTGGGTTCCATGTATATGATAAACAAGCCAGGAATGATTTGAGAAATCTTCTGCAATCGTATGGTGCTCTGTTTTTAACCTTTGCAGACAACTCAGAGAGGACAGCTGAGTTTCTCAGATCAGTAATGTTGCTGGTCAGGTGGGATAGCTGGACCTATAATTTGAGGTCATTGTGACTTGGCCTTAACTTGAAAACCTATGCAAGTAATTCAGAAACTCCAcgattttatagaaaatttacCTTATTATTaacaaagtttgattttttctaatctttattttctatcattctCCCATTTGATTCAACTCTATATTTTTGTATGTTTGTGCTTAGTCAAGTAATGAGTTGTTCAAACTACAAGCCAGGTTGCTTGGTGACTAAATCATACAAGAGTGAAGACATTGTTTGGTTGCTTCACATGAATTTCTATAGTTTACGATCTTCAGTACACTGGTTCTTGGCAATCATGTCTAATTTCCATGGACCTAATTCTAGAGAGCACACCTTCATTTAGAGAAATTAGAAATATCATCTAGTTCATTGTTCTGGTTGTGATTGAATCTCTTATCTTCTTTCAATCAAACCTTCTATAATCCTAACAGGCCACCACCCCAGAGAAGCAGTAACTGTGGCACAGGAAGTGGTCACAACCATGATCGCCAAGGGGTATGTTTTGGGCAAAGATGCACTAATCAAGGCCAAAGCTTTTGATGAGGCCCATGGAGTCTCTGCTGCTGCAGCAGCCAAGATTGCTGAGCTTAGCAAGAGAATTGGACTAACTGATAAGATATATGCTGGCGTGGAAACTGTTCGATCTGTGGATGAAAAGTACCATGTTTCAGAGTTTAGTAAAGCAGCTGCAAATAAGATTTATGGAGGTGTAGAAGCCGCTCAGGCTGTGGAAGATAGGTACCAGCTTTTGGAGTTCACCAAATCAGCTGCAGTGGTTACTGGGAAAACAACTGTTGCAGCTGCAAATGCCTTTGTTAACAGCAGCTACTTTGCCAAGGGAGCTCTTTGGGTTTCAGGCGTTCTCACTCGTGCAGCAAACGCAGCAGCTGATTTGGGCAATAAGGGtaacaaaatgtaaaattttggaTTGACACTACTTTTTAGTTTGTTCCTCTTTGTTCTTACcgacaaataaataaactctcACTGTATAGCAACTTAGTTTGGGGGAGTTGTTTGGTAGTAACTCAGAAGTTGCACTGTACTCAGTGCACTTCCTTACAACTTAGCATCTTTAGATCAATGCCACTGTATCTTATCCAACCTTAGAAGCTTATCTGAAAAACTCATAgtgttggttttttttctaCAATTAGTTATTTAGACCCCCCATGTGGGAAAGGACCCGATCTCGTGATAAGGTTAGTTATTGTGAGGCCCTTGATTCATTTAGCCtaaatttttggttttggggCAATTTTGTTTGTGGGGATGGTCAAGGACTCTTGATCTCTGGGTCTATTGCTCCTGGGCTTAGTTTTTGATCCAATGTTGACCACATTGGTATGCGCAAACATGAATATAACTGCTGGCGGATTAAATTTGACCTTTATAGGTAGTTGATTGGTCGTAGGGTAGGTTTACTAGATAAACAATCAAGATGGTTGACTGCCCTTAGGGAGAACATtggatataatttttcattttctgttaACATTTTAATATCCAGCTAGTGTCCTTGTCTTTTAAATGAGGTACACTTTTTAGTTAGCCGGCACCTTAATGCTTACTTGCTTCCCATCACCTGTGATCTGATTTTCTAATGCTCTGTTTCTTGTTGGTCAATGACATATGTACTGTTCCTTTTGAGCTCAACTACCAAGACTGTGCTGACCTTTAGGGTTGCTTCACCGGCCTTGTATGCATCCATatctctcttttttgttttttttttcatcgttAATAAGAATTGGAGATGATTAACTTGAATTTACGACTTTTAGGGTACAATGTGGGCTCACAACTTCTTGGTGTCTCTTTCATAGATTTTCCTTGTCAATCAAAACATATGATTCTAATGGGGTGTTGTTGATTTAGATAAGTCTCATACCAAGAggtggaagatggatttggatttttgtCAAGCATTAATGGCACCTGTATTTGATGGGAAGGGAGTTGTTCATTTCTTAAATGTTGTTTTGTGCACCAACCCAAAGTGAATAGGATTGATTAGATGGAGAAATGTCATGTAGCTTATACTGATTTGCTGGTCTGAGCCCCATATGAATGTGAATGCAGGAACAGGATTTGAATTGTGAGATGGGCAGGTAAAGAGAGATGTGTACATCCTTGGCTCCCAATACTTGTATTTTTCTGGTGTCCCATCGGTAGTGGCACCACATAGGTTTCCATTTTCTGGGTTGTATCAACTGTCAATCTCATAGATTCCAGTCCAAGGAGAGGCTGGAAATAAGAACTCCCCATATGGGGGGTTCATGGCTTCTTATCATGAACTCGAGTCTCTGAGAAGATTGCTGAAATCCCGAAAACTACTATTCATCCTCCTTCTGTTGAGGGTTGGAAGTATTCaataggttttttttccttgggtGTCCTGTAGCTTTCAGAGGACATGGTCTTCTGGTGGAAACTTGGAGGGCACCAACTCCTTCATCCCATGCTGATTTTTTGGAGTTGAAGGAAACAAGTTTGACAATCCCATTCTTCATTTGATTATTCTCCACCGTCTTGACTTGGATATTTGGTGTTTGAATACAAAAGAAGTTTCTCGGGAAAGTATTAAATTCTCATATTGGCACTATAATAAATCCCCCAAACTACCCTCCTATAAAATAGACaccaaccaaatattttaatcaacAAGGTGGATTTCCATGGTCTGATTTGGTTTGCGTTTCCCCTCTTTATGGCTTGACGAATTCTTGAATTGTCACATTCTAGACCTCATTTGCCTCAATGAATTTCAACATTTTGTCATCTGTGACCTCTTAATTTAATggtattaaattaaatcaagacTCGGATTTTGATGGTTGTGGTTGGGGTTGATGGATCATACAAGATAACCCATGTACCCAAGAAGGTGATAAATGTTTGGTTTCaaggaaaattaaagaaaaaataataaaaagaaggaagaagttgaaaatGCATAATGCAAATCATCAGTATGTTCTCAAAAATGTATACAAACCTTTTGTATTTGTGGAACCATAACATTATGGAAGTATACAGGCTTTGCAAAGAGATGAGCGGGGATTGTGAGAAACAAACCTACTCACAACAGATTTTAAGTTGCTGTCTTCTCTAGCTGTTTTTCTTATGAATATCCCCCATTCATCTAATAAAAACTCCTCACTGTACAGCAAACAACTCACAAGAAATccagaaagaagaaaaagcacaaaaaattgggaaaaatcTTGGTTGATACCCAAACTAATAGCAACATATGGGGCAGCGAATGAGGCCATTTTCATTGCAGTCTGGGCAGCGTTGGAACCCGAATTCACCCTCTTCATCGTCATCTTCTTCATCGCCTTCGTAGTAGATTTTACAGCTCCCTGAACATGTCTCACAAGGCACAAACCGAATATCCCCGCATGCCTCACAAGTTCTGCTGCCACTATTGCCTCCAGCTTCTGTTTTTTCAGAGTCTTCCAGAGTCTTTTCTAGCTGGCCTTCCTCATGCATTCTTCGTACGTCTTCAGCCCCGCCAATGTACCTTCTTCCCAGGAAGACTCTTGGCAGGCTGCCGCTGTTAAAGGCGTCTCCCAGGAGGTCCTTGAGCTCCTCCTTGAACCCTGAATGCATGGACACATCCCTCTCATCCAGCCGAATGCCCAagctttttagaatcactctAACATGGCAGCAGTCCTCGTATGTCTTCCTCACTCCCCTTAGGCTTGTGAAGTACACAACCACCGTGTCCTTGGCAAATGACTGGCTCTTATGATCCAGAACATCAAAATCATAATCGTCGTTCACCTTCTTCACATCCATTACTTCTCTTGCCTGCACTTTCTCATCATCGTTCACCTTCTTCGCATCCATTACTTCTCTTGCCTGCACTTTCTCATCATCCTTTATATGGAAAGGGTCGTCAGAGGGAAGCTCCTGGAGTGATTTCCTGAACATGGAAATGACTTCAGGATCAAACTCAGGAACAGCAGTCTTTGAATTCGAATTGGGATTCATCTCACTGTCTACCAAATTCAGCCACATGGGCCTGGGCGATGCCTCCCCGTTTTCCTGAAATCTCGACTTGGGGAGCTCAAATGGAGCTGGGATCGACCTCCGATCAATATCAAAAGAAAAGCTCCGAAGATGATTGGGTGATCGGAGAGGGCTTGCGTCCTCAAGCCCCTCCATCAACTCCCAGGCATTGATGGTCTCGGGCTCGCCCGGAGGGGTTCTGATAGGCGTTTTCGGAGCAATTTTGGGAATTTTCTCATTGATCATACTG
Above is a genomic segment from Vitis riparia cultivar Riparia Gloire de Montpellier isolate 1030 chromosome 14, EGFV_Vit.rip_1.0, whole genome shotgun sequence containing:
- the LOC117929658 gene encoding binding partner of ACD11 1-like → MYPGAYTAEVTCLSPKATEKDVYDFFIHCGMIEHLEIIRSGECACTAYVTFRDFYALETAILLSGATIVDQRVCISGWGIYADESDPWSNSSWNYEINSMVCIDFLPKIIYPSTISYSFGCSILCKPFS
- the LOC117929949 gene encoding binding partner of ACD11 1-like; amino-acid sequence: MSCSNYKPGHHPREAVTVAQEVVTTMIAKGYVLGKDALIKAKAFDEAHGVSAAAAAKIAELSKRIGLTDKIYAGVETVRSVDEKYHVSEFSKAAANKIYGGVEAAQAVEDRYQLLEFTKSAAVVTGKTTVAAANAFVNSSYFAKGALWVSGVLTRAANAAADLGNKGNKM
- the LOC117929654 gene encoding uncharacterized protein At5g39865-like, with the translated sequence MGCASSKQPRCRHCQNSFAPVPRSYSMHVHHPPQSKGDSYHVVALTSTTLGTLKLDTSHQNRNSHVNGTIVEEEEDKENKVNGNENVKAGDKKNKGFSMGLIEAKTWSSMINEKIPKIAPKTPIRTPPGEPETINAWELMEGLEDASPLRSPNHLRSFSFDIDRRSIPAPFELPKSRFQENGEASPRPMWLNLVDSEMNPNSNSKTAVPEFDPEVISMFRKSLQELPSDDPFHIKDDEKVQAREVMDAKKVNDDEKVQAREVMDVKKVNDDYDFDVLDHKSQSFAKDTVVVYFTSLRGVRKTYEDCCHVRVILKSLGIRLDERDVSMHSGFKEELKDLLGDAFNSGSLPRVFLGRRYIGGAEDVRRMHEEGQLEKTLEDSEKTEAGGNSGSRTCEACGDIRFVPCETCSGSCKIYYEGDEEDDDEEGEFGFQRCPDCNENGLIRCPICCY